CTAGTGTACCATTTTCCACCGTTCCCCCATCGCAGCTAAGTCATCGACGATAGCTTGACTCAATTATAAGTcgaataaaatgtaataatttagattttaattGTCTTTTTTTTCTATACGCCGGTGAGTAAAATTATTTAGGTCCATTTCTGTTTGAATCAAAAATTAATGCCAATAAGGCATTGTTATGCCCGAAACACTACGTATACGTGCATATTTatcatgtatgtatattattaagCAGTAATATACACGcttacatacgtacatacatgcAATTGCATGAGAAACACTAAATTGTGGCATTCAGGGTCAAGATGATTGTCACAGTtcagttatttttaaagtttttgcCGATTAGATCTATGGAATGATTTTTCATCAAGGCCGTTTTTAAGCTTTATCCAAATTCAGCCCAAGTTTATTGACCCATGTCGCCAATAACATTCTAACGCTCACAAACCAAACGAAACTGCCACttccacacttttgaaaattgttttgataTTCTCTCGTTATTTCATTAGtgttgtaaatttctatagtGCTAAAAAACTTTGCTGTTGCCGAACAAGTCGATGGTTTGATTGGCAATGTTGCAAGTTGCGCAGTCTTGTTGAAACCAAATGTTTTCTAGACTATTCTCACGcacttttaaaaacaaaaattcgtCGAGCATAGCTCGTTAGCATTTCCCATTGACGGCTCTATGATACCACCACCCCATAAACCGCACCAAATTGTGCATTTCTCTAGGTGCATCGATTGCTCATGGTATGCTTGTGGATTGGTGTCGGCCTATATGCGGCCGGTAAAATTGCTGATTGTGTTGAAGAATTCTCAGCGAAAACGATGGCCGGTTGGCTTCAGATCCTAAACCATCTGAATTTTGTGCGCTTTGAGACCCAAATCTTAGCGAAGATCCTTCACAATTTTGTTGGGCAAAGGTGTAACTCCTGCGCGCGGTGACGAATAGATGAGTTCCGTTCTTCTGTTACACTGGCCTCAACGGCCCCCATATGTATTTTCTACAGTGCGCACCCTGCGAAGTCTAGTCTGAATTGAAGGCCGATAATGAGCACCATTAAACTAGCGAAGCAAACGGTGTACAAATGACCACTgattttcgaaataaaattcAACGATTTGGTATCGCTGCTCAGCTATTATAGCTATTCATCAGCTAACATCAAAGGTAGCCCAActgaaccccattgaaaaaaaaaccccttATAAAAAGGGTCGGATGTGGCTTTCTTCGGCAGTtactaataattaaattgtaaatacaAACACATGTATGATTCtttgatatacaaatttatacttctttatatattcttttgtATTTAGCGATTCAGCACGGATGGTGCTGAGTTCATGTTAAAAGGTGGAATGTTATCGCGGTGGAAGATGTGGTCTCCACAATACAAAATCTTGAGAAATCACCTTATAAATTTCAAGTCGGTGTCCACATATAAGAACATTTCTGGCGTCAATACCAAGCAGCCCAAATCTCCACGACAATTTGGTTGCATGCCACATGTAActaagaaaagaaaatacaagTATGAAGAGGGAAAGACATACCATGGCTTCCAATGCGAACGTGTGGAACACATTTCTGAATTTGAACTTACGTCCTATACTTTTCGATATGAGCGCACGGGTACAGAATTATGGCATATCGACCGAAATGATTCAAACAACGTATTTTCCATTAATTTTCGAACCACGCCCTTTGATTCTACTGGTCTACCTCATATTTTAGAGCATTTATCGTTGTGCGGTTCACAAAAATATCCTGTCAGGGACCCTTTCTTCAAAATGCTTAACCGCTCGGTAGCGACATTTATGAATGCAATGACTGGTCCAGATTATACTATTTATCCTTTTTCGACGATGAATGAGATAGATTTTAGGAATTTGcaacatatttatttagatgCCGTATTCAGGTAAGATGTAAATAATTGACGATATCTCGTAATAATATCTTCCTTTCTAGACCAAACCTGGCGTATTTCGATTTTCTTCAAGAGGGCTGGAGGCTAGAAAACAAAGATATATTCGATAAACAATCGAAGCTTGTAATCAAAGGAGTTGTTTATAACGAAATGAAAGGTGCGTTTTCTGAAAACGCGCAGGTATTTAGTCAGAATTTACtcaataatatttttcctgATCACACATATCGACATGTGTCTGGCGGAAATCCATTGGAAATACCCAAGTTAGCATACAACGATTTAGTTGAATTCCACAAAAAATACTATCATCCAAGTAATGCTCGCATATATTCCTACGGATTATTTGATGCAAGTAAAACCCTCGCACTTCTCGACGAGGAGTATTTATCAGATCAAAGCTGGGTTGACAACTCTTACAGTTTAATACGTCAGCAAGAGCGTTGGACTCAGCCTCGTCTTGTACATATATCCAGTAGACTAGATAACATGGGTACAACAATTGATCGACAGAACCAAATTGCTATTGCACTGCTGATGTGTGATGCAACCAATATACAAGAAAGTTTTGAATTACACGTGCTATCTGAGGTACTTATTCGTGGGCCTAACTCCCCTTTTTACAAAAACCTTATAGAACCAAATTTTTCCGGTGGATACAATCAAACCACTGGATATTCATCGGATACTAAGGACACAACCTTCGTCGTTGGATTACAAGACCTTCGAGTTGAAGACTtcaaaaaatgcattgaaatttTTGACAAAACCATTATTAATTCTATGAATGACGGGTTTGATTCCCAGCATGTTGAAAGTGTTCTGCACAATCTTGAGTTGTCTTTAAAGCACCAGAATCCGAACTTCGGAAATACTTTGCTTTTTAATTCCACAGCATTATGGAATCATGATGGCGATGTAGTCAGTAATCTCCGCGTATCAGATATGATATCAGGGCTTCGGGAAAGCATAAGCcagaataaaaaatatttccaagAGAAAATAGAGAAATATTTCGCCAATAACAATCATAGACTAACATTAACTATGTCACCTGATGAGGCATATGAGGATAAATTCAAACAGGCCGAGTTGGAGTTGGTAGaacaaaaagtaaaacttTTGGATGAAGTTAagattgaaaaaatatatgagAGAGGATTAATATTGGATTCATATCAGAAGGCTGAGTCAAATACTGATCTTTTACCTTGTCTGACAATGAATGATGTAAGAGATCCACCAAAATGGCCTAAGCTATTCATAcaaaatgttcaaaatgttCGGACCCAGATTTGCAAGGTTCCGACCAATGaaattacttattttaagtGCATGTTTAATATAACAGGACTAAGTCATGAAGAAACTCAGCTTATGCCGCTTTTTTGCAATGTTATTAGTGCAATGGGCACCACAAACTATAATTATCGGGAGTTCGATAAGCACATCCTTTTAAAAACCGGTGGATTTGATTTTAAGTTACACTTAATTGAAGATGTTAGGGATTCAAAAAGTTACAGTCTAAGCGTAATGATAAACACACATGCACTTAATAACAATGTTCCAGAGATGTTTGCCTTGTGCCAAgagttgattaaaaatgttaGGTTTGATGACTCGGAGCGACTTAAAATGCTTATAGAAaattatatatcatatatatctgTGGGAGTGGCTAGTTCTGGTCATTTATATGCTATGTTGGGAGCAACATCACAAGTGTGTGATGCTGGTAAACTCAAATCGCTACTATATGGGGTAGATCATATAGACTTTATGAAAAATTTTGTACATTCTACAAGCACGGTAGATATATGTGATAAATTGTCGACAATTGCATCAAAAGTTTTTAACAAGGATAATATGCGTGGCGCCATTAACACAACACAATCTTATGAGCCATCGGCTATAAGTAATTACGAAAAATTTTTGGAGAGCCTGCCAACATTTGGGAAAACACAAACAAGTCGAAATATCCATTATTTGGACCCTAGCTGTCAACAATACGTGATGAACATACCAGTTAATTACTGTGCTAAAGCTTTGTTCACAGTCCCATATCTCCACCAAGACCATCCAACACTGCGAGTTTTGGCAAAATTGCTATCAGCCAAATATCTATTGCCTGTTATTCGCGAGAAGAATGGCGCTTACGGAGCTGGTGCGAAAATCAGCTCAGACGggattttcagtttttatagTTATCGAGATCCAAATTCAACTAAAACGCTTAACGCTTTTGATGAAACTTATAAATGGTTACGTGCAAATCAAAATGTAATTGACCAACAGTCTCTTTTTGAGTCGAAGCTTGGTGTGTTGCAGCAATTAGACACTCCAATAGCACCTGGAAATATTGGCATCGATTATTTCCTTTATGAAGTGTCACAAGAGGATTTTGAGAGCTATCGCTCCCGAATGCTCTCTGTAACTATTGATGATCTGCAATGCGCTAtagaaaattattttggaaaagaGTCCATGCATtatggaaaatgcattttgggTCCAGTCAATGCAAATTTGGAGCTTGAAACTAGTCACAAATggataataaataattaactagttgtaaatgtaataaatttataaaattcaatttattttattggtttattTCTTTCATATATGTCCAAAGGACTTATGGGATTAATCAggaaatttaatataaaagagATCCCTTGTTTTTTAATCATATACCTTTGAAAAAACGTTGATTTATATGCGCTAAGTGTCACATGTATCGTTTCATATATAGACTCTCGGGGTTTCCTAATACTTCCCATGACTAGTAAACGGTAACCTTTTCACCATTTCAGTCAGTCAAATTCTCAATTACACTCTCATCGCTGTCACCGAAGTCCAAATGTAGGAAGTTGGAaccaataaatattatttaagctAAGGGTAATAATACTACCTTGGAATATTTCCCTGCATTCTTtgaaattggattttatcAAAGTAACATCTTCGATTTATTTAGATACTCAGTCAgacttaattaatttgattaaatacACAGTTGGATTCAAAAGTTAGCTACGCTCCATTACCGAAATTCGACTGCCAGGCCAGTGTTTTGCCGGCCGCTTAGCCAAATCCCACGGTGTCATCGCATTCCGCTGCAGTCACACGCGCAGCGTCGTCAGCGGTACGCTACAGAGCTCTAGGGTCGTTGACCTGTCGTCCGGTGCTGACGTTGCGATGGAGGTGGGGTAGGAACTACCCCGCAGCTGCAATAGTGGCTTCGAACGGGGTTGGGAGGGGGAAGCAAGTGCTGCGTTCTGACTCCTCCCCCTTCAAGATCTGCGTCCCCCAGATTAAGTAGCCTTGGTTTGTCCGGAGGTAACAGGCGGATCCGGGAACAAGGTAATATTGCCTAATTTCTGTAGTCCATAGGTAGAGGTCAATTTTCTTCACAGGAAATACAAGAGAGAAACGATGAGCAGAGTCAATGCTGCCTGCGTAAGAAATGAAGCCAACAACTCCCCGGTCACCTCGGAAATCTTTTCCAAGATCTTTAAACTCACGTCACGCATCTACTCCAGAGATTGGCGTTGGCTGATACTTGTGTTAGGACGGCCGGCAATGACATCAAGTGGCAGTTTGAGTAGCTCGTGAAATTTCGGCCACCAACTGTTAAGGCCTCGCAAGCGTCTTATCTAGCTGCCAAGCTCTTGTGACTTCCGAGACTTGGTTGGTAAGGATAATAGCATAGTTTAGGATAGCAGTCGTCACATAGATGTCCCCATCAATGACAATTACTATTGCGATGGCCTCGTTTATTCGTAATTGACTCGTGGGTGGCGTCAAAGAGTCTGGAGTTAATCCTCAGTTGTTGGTCACTATTCTTTAAGGGCACCTTCTGTGTTGCCAGAATTGTGTTCCAGTCAGCTGCGTCGGGATTCCCAGCTATCCATTTCCATGCAGATCCCAGCCAGTTTATCGAGCAAGGTTTCCTCACGGGGGCACTGGCTATCCGGTTAACACACTCCGTTGCGCCTTTGAGATGAGTACTCAAAAAAGATCTCAATCCTCCTTTCCTACAAGGAAGCGGCATCTTAAGCGATTTCGTCCATAAGTTGTCGCATTTTTCCAAGGTCAACCACGTGAGCCAGCTTGAAGACTCCATTGATAATACAGATATTGCCGAAGCGGGACTATCGGCTCTTCATTCTTGTAGACGGCTACCACTAAGCAAGTCAGAGGaagattacaaaaaaaaagatcttACAAATAAATCATTGCTATGCTATATTGTGTTAATACGAATATTTTTACATGTTTGTTTGAGTGCTGATGTTTGTTTACGTGTTTATGTTGTTGTAATAGTTTGTTACTTTGTAACGAACTGTTTTTCTTGGTTCTACTCGCTACGAGTTGCAGTGGCCAGCTCAGGGAGTTTGCGTGTCCCAACAAACctttgatttgttttattgcccgaccaaggaaaaATCAGAGTTTTAGATTAAAGTCGTTCGATTATAGTATATTACAGCTGGCTCCTCCAGTGATCGCCGTCTGCTGCGCGGCGTTGCTCCCGTGACGCCTTGGGTTCTTTGTACTGTGTGTGCCTGACAACGGACGAAGTGCAGGTTCAAATGGGATAACGATGTTATGGGGGCATTGTGTATCGTGCACGGGTTAATGCAACGCTCGGCCTTGGACTTGGCTTAGGATGTTAGGGGCAAGGTGTATCGTCCACGAGTTAAGGCAACGCTCGGCTTCCACCACAAGGATCAATCTCCACTTGCACTGCTCGTCCTTCTGAGCTCGTCCTTCGATCTTTACTGACTCCTTCGGACGTTCTAGCCTTCGCCTTCAGACTCCGTTCCGACTGTCCGACTGCGCAGCCGCGTCCTGACGCCGGTATTCTCCTCGCTTGTTGTGACTGACTGCCTCAAGCTGCACTTGCGCCGCCTCTTTATATACCGCAATGATCTCGTTATTTCCCCTTTTGAGCTCGGCCCGCTGGGTACAAGATCCAATTAATTTACCGTAAGTTCTCGGTGCGTCCTTTTTCTGCACGTCCAAAGACCTCACCGTTACCGTTCGACCTCCGGGTCCTTGCCCGGCTCGAGTCCAAGGTCCAGCGCGATACCGTTAGTTCACGCTCTCTCCGCAAGGTCTATTAATTACCGTTCGACCTGACAGCCCTTGACTCTTCTTGAATCCCGTCTTCGCTGTTGCTAGGCTGCATCCCTGCATCCAGATTTGTGGAAAGTTTTAAGACTCCTCACAACTTGTTAAGTttcttattaaatattttttgttgttgtatttctctgttttttttttttgtactcttttattattttttatgtttttttttattatttattttaaaagtttattatTGTGGTGAGGGGAAAGCCCTGATTTCTGGTTTCACTTCCTTGAATCGGATTTATAAAAGATTTTTCCGCACTTTGCTTTATCGTTACTGTGTTGTTTTCCGAAACCTCTTCGGTCCTAAACCGCGGCTTCTCCTTAGAATACTGCAATTTGGTCTAGATCAGTATCCTTGAAGGTTGTTTCATCGTTTTTAGACACCTATAGATTTTATAGACAAAAAGGCACTGTCCAGAGCTTGCCCACCAAGAAGGCTCCACAGGAGACAGCCGAAGGACCTCATCATACGGTCGCCCTTGACGAGAACCaggagatgatgatgatctcataattgttattgtattttataatgttaattgtaaattgtaaCTCTTGTTAGCCGGCGTGCCTGCAAGGGCTGAATTAATAGAGACCAAGGTAAAGGAGCTTCCccgtatgccttaataaagtataaataacaaaaaaaaaaagggtggATTGAAACTTTTCGACTTGGCCTTCTGGGTTGGGGTGTGGTATAATTCTATATCTAGCGTTCACAAGTAGTTCAGGACTCATGGGCACAAAAGTCCCCTCTCTTTGTCTGACACTACCATTTTTGGGAGCCTTTACCAGTCTTTCGCGGAACTTAACCGAAAATTTATATTctaattgaaaaagtttggcaaaaattttgttaatttgtttaacAGCTTTAGTAAACCTTTGTCTCTAACGTGCAGATATCAATGTGATGTCTCTCTCATATGTCTCATATTTATAGAGTTTGCAAAATTTCCAAGAGGATAATTGAACGTGTATTGTGCTCGTCATTCTCGGAAAATAGAACTTCTCGAGACATAGATCTTTAGGACCCCTATGGGCCCTCGATGTTCCCTTTGATTAGCGTCCAACTCCAGTCCAAACTCTTAGTTAGAAgtattttaatcaaattacaATTCTCGAAGCAAAGAAAAACCTACATATATGCTTCTGGGATTTTAACACCCTTCATGACTACGGGTTTTTGTAATTCTGCAATGCGGCTTTTATGGTGGCTGTCGCTGGGTATTCAATTGGAATTAGATGGCTAAAGTATCCTGGATGCGGGTTTATGGATTAGTACTTTGTTTGTTCTGAACACTAACTGGTTCCCATGTTTATCATAACGGCATGTAGACTATTCGCTTTTAGTTTGAGGTGTGTTCTTTTTGCCTCGATGTGCCTCTCTACCTAGATACGtaaattcatttgattttggaaTAACATTGTTATTTAGTATGAGCGAAGGGCAATCTTGTCTGTTGAGGGTAAAAGTTACATGTTTACATTTCTGTTCATtgacttttattcgccagtcagaaaGCCATTTCTCAATATGTGCCAAGTGGAGAGCACGTTGTGCAGTAGCTTGCCGTGGACATTTAGAGCGGCTCACGATTGCAGTGTCATCGGCAAATGTTGATATTGTTAGCTGCCTCGATGTTGGTATATCGGCTGTATATAGTAGATATAGTATTGGGCCAAGTAAGCTGCCTTAAGGAACACCAGCTTCTACGATGTGGTCCTCAGACATAACAGTGCCGCAATTAACTGAGAACACTTAATTGCGCAGGTGCGACTTTAAAAGCTTATGGGTGCATTCAGGGAGTGTTGACATAATTTTATGCATTAGGCCATTTAACCagactctgtcaaatgccacGTCGAGAAAAATGGCAGTGCAGTACTCTTTCTTTTCGAATGCAGTTCTAATTTCAGTTGTGATTCGATTGACTTCTTCGATTGTTCCATGTTTCTCCTGAAAACCGAATTGATGCTCCGGTATTTTGTTAAAAGTTCGCAGATAAAAGGTCAGCAGACATTTTTCGAAGAGTTTTGACATACATGGTAGTAAACTTACAGGAATGTATGATGATGGAACTGTATGATTCTTTCCCGGTTCCGGTATCATAATGATGATCGACTTTTTCCATAACGAAGGGAAGTGGCCAATTCTATTTATTGCATTGAAAACTGGCAAATAGTTTGGACggcacaaaatgaaaattcgaTGATCATCTTAGGGTTTATTAGATCGCTGCCGGGACTCTTATTAGGTTTTAATTCCTTAATGATTTTAGCAATTTCAGTTGGTCGAAATTCTTTTGGATCCTGTGTCGTTTGGCTTACAACAGTTTGCTCTTGTAATACGAAATTATTCGTTGCCAGGTTTGGTTGAAACACGTTTTGAAGGTGCTCTATGTTTATCGCTGCGGACCCATTCACCTGCAGAATTTCAATTGGCACAACAGATTCTGGGGGGCTTAGAGAGGAGAGGAGCTCCCCATAATGGGTATTTTGTGCTAAAGGGTGATAATTGCGCTATGTAGGGGCGTTGTGCGCATTACTGTTCGTTGATTAGCTCCTTTCTTAATCTACGAGTTGCGTTTTTAAGCCTTTGTTTTGGAAATGGCGATCTATAAGTGTCGCGGAACGGATAAGTTGGCTATCGATAAGTAGTTAAGTAATTTGTCACCGATAGAGGGCACTCGGACTTAGTATTTTAATGTATGTGTTTTTATCGTTATTGTAATTGGTCACATCGATTTAACTAAGAATTAAGCTATACTTGGCGCGTCAGATCAGTTCGTCTGACGATATCCAAGAGTGACGGAAGAGAAACTGCGGTACGTAATATTCAGAACAGATATAAGGTCAAAATGTGTAATGCCTTGCAAAACTGTATTATTTCCCTatggaatatttttatattattattattaagtgggttgCCATGTATACTACAACTCAGTCTGATAGattgtactaccccttcatgactcaaagatccccctaAAGTCTAATacactgtataaatgccagaatttttTTGGGTCtcagggctgcaattgtttcccgtgggactacatatatgcccaggagtctgttcctcctgatggaaagcgccatgcagtcacatataatatgtgcagagctctcctcctccatgcagcagaagcgacagagttcactgtctgcaatgccaatcTTATGCAAATGCGAAGTCGGCAGTGCCCCGTAAGAAGGCCAGTTAAAATGCGCACTGTGTTTTTCCCGCgtgtcattaaggtcttgaaTCTTTTATGGTTACattcacggaggagaatcttagactgccAAAGTCCTGGTTGGTGTTcccagaaggacagacgtttttcttcctctattGACTAAAAAAAGCCCagtactctgtggtgaccaacaccacAGAACTGTTCGGGCCCAgttagagggttctctgccccTTTCTTGGcgaggttgtccgctagctcatttcccgggatgttgttgtgtcccaggacccaccttattgtgagtttgCTGACAGCTCATAGGGCTCATAGGGCTGGTCAGGGCTGTCCTCACATCTAGATTagatgttatcttagctttgctgagcgcctttatggctgcttgactatcagacagtatagAAATGTCCTTGCCACGATAgttcctttgcagattaaactccgcacagcgaccaatagcacagacttcagcttgaaaaattctggtgtatctgcccattgattcgtggtattttaaattggggcctacaacccccagcccacttccctcgtcggtgagggatccgtctgtataccactttattgtctgtggtttcatagggtgtactttccccagggttgtccaactgtttttattactgaGATGAGTGCTGAAGTTCTGAGCGAACCTGTGCTCAGCTGGCATCTCATCTCTTGGTTGTATTAGCAAAGGGATATCCCATTTTAGGCTTTCAGCATCCTTTCTTGTGAGGTTGCAGTCATT
The sequence above is drawn from the Drosophila melanogaster chromosome 2R genome and encodes:
- the CG3107 gene encoding uncharacterized protein, isoform A encodes the protein MLKGGMLSRWKMWSPQYKILRNHLINFKSVSTYKNISGVNTKQPKSPRQFGCMPHVTKKRKYKYEEGKTYHGFQCERVEHISEFELTSYTFRYERTGTELWHIDRNDSNNVFSINFRTTPFDSTGLPHILEHLSLCGSQKYPVRDPFFKMLNRSVATFMNAMTGPDYTIYPFSTMNEIDFRNLQHIYLDAVFRPNLAYFDFLQEGWRLENKDIFDKQSKLVIKGVVYNEMKGAFSENAQVFSQNLLNNIFPDHTYRHVSGGNPLEIPKLAYNDLVEFHKKYYHPSNARIYSYGLFDASKTLALLDEEYLSDQSWVDNSYSLIRQQERWTQPRLVHISSRLDNMGTTIDRQNQIAIALLMCDATNIQESFELHVLSEVLIRGPNSPFYKNLIEPNFSGGYNQTTGYSSDTKDTTFVVGLQDLRVEDFKKCIEIFDKTIINSMNDGFDSQHVESVLHNLELSLKHQNPNFGNTLLFNSTALWNHDGDVVSNLRVSDMISGLRESISQNKKYFQEKIEKYFANNNHRLTLTMSPDEAYEDKFKQAELELVEQKVKLLDEVKIEKIYERGLILDSYQKAESNTDLLPCLTMNDVRDPPKWPKLFIQNVQNVRTQICKVPTNEITYFKCMFNITGLSHEETQLMPLFCNVISAMGTTNYNYREFDKHILLKTGGFDFKLHLIEDVRDSKSYSLSVMINTHALNNNVPEMFALCQELIKNVRFDDSERLKMLIENYISYISVGVASSGHLYAMLGATSQVCDAGKLKSLLYGVDHIDFMKNFVHSTSTVDICDKLSTIASKVFNKDNMRGAINTTQSYEPSAISNYEKFLESLPTFGKTQTSRNIHYLDPSCQQYVMNIPVNYCAKALFTVPYLHQDHPTLRVLAKLLSAKYLLPVIREKNGAYGAGAKISSDGIFSFYSYRDPNSTKTLNAFDETYKWLRANQNVIDQQSLFESKLGVLQQLDTPIAPGNIGIDYFLYEVSQEDFESYRSRMLSVTIDDLQCAIENYFGKESMHYGKCILGPVNANLELETSHKWIINN